CGCCGTGGTCGTGTGGACGTAGGTATCCCCGGTCCGCCACTGGGACGCATGGGGGGAGTTCGTGGGCGTACTGTGGCACGGGTAGCAGGAGACCCCCGACGTGCCGCCCGCGAAGTCCGTACCGGTCCCGTGGCAGGCCTGGCAGTAGGTGAACCCGGCGGTCGCGCCCGGCGTCGCCTTCGCGTCGCTCCCGTGCGGCTGGGCCGCGGGGGACGTCGTCACCCACGCGCTCCCCACGGGGTGGGGGACGGCGGCAGGCTCGCCGTGGCACAGCGTGCTGTTGTAGCATCCGGGCGTTCCCGGGGTATTGTCCCGGTGGCAACCGGCGCACACGGGGGCGTTCGACGGGTCCGTGTTCGTGTGCGTCGATCCAGTAGAGGTGCGCCACGGCCCGTCCGGGTGCGGAGCCAGGCTGTGGCAGGAGTAGCAGGTTCTGTTTCCGTCGCCTCGGGGGGTCCGGAAGTCCGCCCCGTGGCAGACCTGGCAGGAGACGAAGCCGGAGTCGCCGGGAGCCCGCTTCGCCGCTGCGCCGTGTTCCTGGGCCGCCGGAGGGGCAGCGACCCACCCGGCGACCGGGCCGTGGTGGCAGCCCGAGGGGTTTCCGAAGCAGGAGACCTTGGAGGTCCCGCCGGAGAGGTCCGCACCGTGGCATTCGGCGCAGGAAGTGATTCCGCCGTTGTCAATGTAGGTCAGCGTGGCGGACTTCGCGTGCTGGCCGCCGGAGGGAACCACCACCCAACCCGGCGGGCTGACCATGGTGTCGGGGGAGGTGTCGCTCCCGCATCCGGCGATCCCCGCGAAGGCGGCCAGGAGGATCAGCGACAGCGTGGAACGCCGAAGGTCCCGGATTGAATGAATGGGGAACGTCATGTCTCCTCCCGTCCTGCCTGCACTTCACGTCGTTCCCGTTATCATGGCACCGATAGAAGGAACCTCTTCTATAAGAGAAGTGGCCTTCGCCTGTTCCAATGCATAGTGCAAAATGGATACCCAAAGATGATAATCATCGAAATTCAATAATTCGTTAATATTGTCACGCTATAAATCATGCTGATCGCGATTCCCCCTCCTTTCCACGGGAATAATGGTTCCCTTTCTATGCATGATTATTCCCAATGGAGGTAAAAGTGGCAATGGGGAAACCCGTGGGGGATTCGATTCCCCGAAGGAATTGGTGAATCGGGGATACGCCCCGCATCGGTTGGTTCATACCACGAATCGCAGGCGTGCGCCGCAGGCGGCGCACCGGTCACCGGACAGGCCGCACGCGTCGACGTGGTACCCCTCCCGGCGGAGGACGGTCGCATGGCACGCCGGGCAGACCGTATCCTCCGCCCCCGGCAGGTGCGCGTTCCCGACGTAGACGTACGGGAGCCGCTCCCGGGCGATGCGGTACGCCGCGCCGAGCCGGTCCGGCGGCGTCGGAGGGGCGGTGGCGCGGTGCGCCGGGAAGTAGCGCGAGATGTGGAGCGGGATCTCCCGGTCCGTCTCCGCGACGAAGTCGACCACCTTCCGGACCTGATCGTCCGCATCGTTGTGTCCCGTGTACAGGAGCGTGGTGAGCTCGACATGGGTCGCCTTCGCGGCCGCACGGATCGTCGCAAGGACCGGGTCGAGATCTCCTCCGCAGATCTTCCGATAGAAGGCGGGATCCATCGACTTCAGGTCGATGTTCATCGCGTCCACGAAGGGCAGGAGTTCGGCGAGCGGATCCGGGTTCACGTATCCGTTGGTGACCAGCACGTTTTTCATCCCCGCCGCCCGGAATGCCTTCGAGCATTCGAGGACGAACTCGAACTGGATGAACGGTTCGTTGTAGGTGTATGCGATCCCCACCGAATTCTCCCGGCGCGCCGTTCGGAGCAACTCCTCGATTCGCACCGGTTCGACCGGGGCCTGCCGCAGGACCAGATGGTAGTTCTGGCAGAACTCGCACCGGAAATTGCACCCGACGGAACCGATGGAGAGGATGCGGGCGCCGGGGTGGAAATGGAACAGAGGCTTCTTCTCGACGGGGTCGACCGCGACGGCGGCGACCTTCCCGTACGTGGCGGCGAAGAGGGTACCTCCCCGGTTCTCGCGGACCCCGCAGATCCCGGCCTTTCCCTCCGCGATCCGGCACCGGTGGGGGCACAGCCCGCAACGCACCGCGTCCCCGTCCGGGCCCCAGTACGCGGCGACCTTGCCGATATCAGTAGCGGATGTCGAAGCCATGGAACACCTCCCCCACCGGACGCCAGGAAACGATGCAATCGATCACGGCGGCCCCGGGCGGCCCGGTTCGCATGAAATCGATCATGCTCTCCACCGCGGCGCGCTCTCCCTGGAGGACCGCCTCCACGCGACGGTCGGGAAGGTTGCGCACCCACCCTCGGACGCCCGCGTCGGCGGCCATCCGCTGCGTGTTCCCGCGAAACCAGACCCCCTGCACGCGCCCCGAGACGACGACGTGCGCTTCGGCGACCTCGGCCATCGGTTACTCCTTCCCACCCAGCATCGCGAGAAACTCCTCTTCCGTGAGGATCGGGATCCCCAACTCCTTCGCCTTCGCCCTCTTCACGCCGGCTTCCGCCCCCGCGACCAGGAAATCGACCTTCCGGCTGATCCCCACCGCGACGGTTCCCCCCTCTTTCCGGACCAGCTCGGCGGCTCGCGCGCGGGGCATCGAGAGGGTCCCCGTGAAGAGGAACGTCTTGCCCGACGCCTTTCCCGCAGGCCTTGTCGGGGGGAGGGGGGTCACCTCCCGGAGCAGCCGATC
This genomic stretch from Deltaproteobacteria bacterium CG2_30_66_27 harbors:
- a CDS encoding AmmeMemoRadiSam system radical SAM enzyme; its protein translation is MGKVAAYWGPDGDAVRCGLCPHRCRIAEGKAGICGVRENRGGTLFAATYGKVAAVAVDPVEKKPLFHFHPGARILSIGSVGCNFRCEFCQNYHLVLRQAPVEPVRIEELLRTARRENSVGIAYTYNEPFIQFEFVLECSKAFRAAGMKNVLVTNGYVNPDPLAELLPFVDAMNIDLKSMDPAFYRKICGGDLDPVLATIRAAAKATHVELTTLLYTGHNDADDQVRKVVDFVAETDREIPLHISRYFPAHRATAPPTPPDRLGAAYRIARERLPYVYVGNAHLPGAEDTVCPACHATVLRREGYHVDACGLSGDRCAACGARLRFVV
- a CDS encoding acylphosphatase, encoding MAEVAEAHVVVSGRVQGVWFRGNTQRMAADAGVRGWVRNLPDRRVEAVLQGERAAVESMIDFMRTGPPGAAVIDCIVSWRPVGEVFHGFDIRY